GCCGGGGAACACCTCCGGCGGGGGCGACGGCGGGATCGAGAGCAACGGCGACATGGCCACGCAGCTGGCGCGCCGACTCTTCAACCGCCGCCAGGACGCCCGGGCCGCCAGAGCCCTCCTCGCTGCGCCGGCCCCCGTGCCGTTTGTCCCGGCGCTCGCGAAAGGGGAACGGGTTTACGGGGTCGCCTCCGACGAGATCGCGAACATCATCCCGGTAGAGGGTCCGCAGCTCAGCCGCGCCTTCCAGGTGTCGCCGACCGACCTGCTCGATTTCACGAACGCGACCAGCGTGCTCGCGGTCGACTATGTCCGTCTCGACGGCCGGCGCATGGCGGCGATCTTCACCGCCACCTCGCCATCCGGTGAACTCTACGACCACACCAAAGTCACGTGCGACCGCCTCGGCGGCGGCATGCTGAGCGACGTGCGCATCGTGAACGTGGGCGGACACCCGTTCGTCCTCTCCAAACTGCATCAGCCGAACGGCGATATCGATTATGCGATCAGCTTCGTGGCCTACCGCCAGGGCGACCGCTACACGATCGACAGCCGGTTCGCCTCCGAAGAATACACGGTGCCGGCCGGCATCGACGACGTGATCAACATGCAGGTGTGGAGCGTCGCGCCCGACTACACCGAGGCCCTCCTGGCGGACCTCCTCGCCCGGCTCGAACAGCGGGGCACGGTGGTGTACGCCAATGGCGCGAACCAGGCGCCGCAGCTCTTCGTCATGGACGGCGTCTACCGTCAGGGCCGGCTGAGCCTGCGCCTGGCAAACCGCATCGGGCAGACGGAGGTCAAGCTACACGGCTCCTTCGCCCTGTCGGAGAGCGATGCCGACCGCCATTTCCGCACGCCGTTCGAGCGCATCGTGACGGTGCCGGCGCCGGCGCCAAACGAAGCATTCTCGACGATCGAACTCGAAGTGGGCGCCATCTACGACGCCGTGCTCTTCGTCGAACACGAAGCTTCGCGCAGTCACGACCAGATCTACCACGCCGACGGCCCCTGGAGCTTCGCCGCCGCCGGCACCTCGACGGTGGAAGACTTCGCGACGCACGGCTACGCGCAGCCATTCGACGCCGGACGCTACGTCATCGAGCGCGGGGGCACCCTCGAGGGCGACGTGACGGACTGGGCGAGCCTGTTCCGCTACCTGCGTCCGAACGGCGAGCCGGTCGACCTGTCGGCCTATCAGAACCTATCGTTCTCGGCCTATGGCGAGGGCACGGTACGCCTCGTCGTCGAGAAAGCCGGCATCGACACGTGGGACCAGTTCGGCTACACCTTCGAACTGACGCCGGATCCGAAGACCTTTGTGGTCGACTTCTCGGAGCTTCGCCGCCAACTCGTCCAGGGCGAACCGTTCGACGCCGGCGACGTCACGCTCCTCGCGTTTTACGTGCTCGGAAATGGCCAGACGAGCACGCCGTTCACCATCCACGTCGAGCACCTCAGCTTCGGCCTGGACGGGGCGGAGGGGCTCGACCGTTCCACGCCGCTTGCGTTTTCGCTGGACCAGAACTTCCCGAACCCGTTTAATCCGACCACCGAAATCGCCTTCACGCTCTCCGAAGCGAGCGAGGTGCGGCTGACGGTGTACGACATGCTGGGGCGCGAGATGGCGGTGCTGGTGGATGGCCTGCAGCCGGCGGGGCGAAATGTCGTCTCCTTCGAGGCCCGCGACCTGCCGAGCGGTCTGTACCTCTACCGGATCGAAACCCCCAAGGGCGAGACCGGGCGGCTGATGAGCCTGTTGAAATGAGCATTTAACGGATCGTCTCGGCCTCGGGCGGCATCGGGATTTCGGGGAGGCGGAGCGCTCCATCTTCTTCCGGTTCCCAGGGATTGGGTTCTGCCCAGAGCCGGCCGCTGTAGGTACGCATCACCACGTGGTCGCCGCTGCGCCCGAGCACGTAGCTCCGGTTCAGCGGCACCTTGCCGAAGGGGGTGTCCAGGATCAGTTTGGGGATGGCGAATCCCGTGATGTGGCCCTGGAGCGCCTCCATGAGCGCCATCCCGCGCTCGATGGTCGTCCTGAACGCAGCGGTTCCGCCGATGAGTTGCGCCTGATAGAGGTAGTAAGGGCGGACGCGCATGCGGACGAGCCCATCGCAGAGCGCCCGCATCGTTTCCAGATCGTCGTTGATGCCTTTCAGCAGGACGGTCTGGTTGCCGACCGGCACGCCGGCGCGCAGCAGCCGGTCGCAGGCCGCGGCCGCCTCCGGCGTCAGTTCGCGCGGATGGTTGAAATGGGTATTGAGCCAGATCGGGTGGTGCCGCTCGAGGACCTCACAGAGCTCGTCGGTGATGCGATACGGCAGCGTGACGGGCAGCCGGGAGCCGATCCGGATGACACCGACATGCGGGATGGCGCGTAACTTCGCCAGCAGCCAGTCGAGGTTCTTCTCATTGAATACCAGCGGATCGCCGCCGGTGAGCAGCACATCCCTGATTTCAGGGTGGGCGGCGATGTAGTCGATCGCCTCCTGCAGCTCCGCCCTGTTCATGAAATACTCGGCATCCCCGACCATCCGCTTCCGCAGGCAATAGCGGCAATAGATGGCGCATTCCGCCGTCACGCAGAAGGCGACCCGGTCCTCATAGTTGTGAATGAGGTTCTTGACCGGCGAGTGCCCCATCTCTTCGAGCGGATCGAGGACCCCGACGATATCGGGCGCCATCTCGCTCATCCGCGGAACCACCTGCCGGCGGATGGGGCAGTTCGGGTCGTTCGGATCGATGAGGCCGGCGTAGTACGGCGTGATATTCCACCGAAACACCCCGTCCGTCACCCGAATCGCCTCCACCTCGTCCGGCGTAGGCTCCAGATACTGCCGCAACGACGCGAGGTCGTGGACCCGGTTGCGCATCTGCCAGGTCCAGGAGGTGGGGGTGGAGGTAGGGGGGGTGGGGGGGGTCAGGTCACTGGTCACTGGTCACTGGTCACTGGTCACTGGTCACTGGTCACTGGTCGAACGCCTTCCCCGGGCAGGGTTCCCGATCAAGGAGGCCTCAGGGTATGAATACATCGTGTGGTGTGTCTAGTACATGCAGTCCCCTTTTCCACCCATACATTCCCGCACATGTCTCCGGAAGATC
This genomic interval from Rhodothermales bacterium contains the following:
- a CDS encoding T9SS type A sorting domain-containing protein gives rise to the protein MQQLSDTDARAIAGAVSVPIHLSHSARRFAAALILLLFTAATASAQTQVIDFENLAEGKIVSELASANGYGGITVKGTNPGCPARNAAVIYASSCPGGCTGDDEDLGTPNASFGGPGIGAGGQAGSPFANDTALGNVLIVQQGCSTLDTDPVTEPRDHGGNTTLLLTFPTPVSISRFTALDVETSESLVIEFLDEAGTVVSRVNAPATGNNGVAEVPVSAVDVLGMRVLRQGSGALDDILFTPAASADLELAKSVDNPAPDSGATVVFTIALTNQGPDDATDIRIEDRMPAGLTFVEYVGAGTVVTRPGSFEIAIDALAVGETAVGTLTARVETGQPIENIVEVMAAQPMDPDSTPGNGDTSEDDWASAAVTPGNTSGGGDGGIESNGDMATQLARRLFNRRQDARAARALLAAPAPVPFVPALAKGERVYGVASDEIANIIPVEGPQLSRAFQVSPTDLLDFTNATSVLAVDYVRLDGRRMAAIFTATSPSGELYDHTKVTCDRLGGGMLSDVRIVNVGGHPFVLSKLHQPNGDIDYAISFVAYRQGDRYTIDSRFASEEYTVPAGIDDVINMQVWSVAPDYTEALLADLLARLEQRGTVVYANGANQAPQLFVMDGVYRQGRLSLRLANRIGQTEVKLHGSFALSESDADRHFRTPFERIVTVPAPAPNEAFSTIELEVGAIYDAVLFVEHEASRSHDQIYHADGPWSFAAAGTSTVEDFATHGYAQPFDAGRYVIERGGTLEGDVTDWASLFRYLRPNGEPVDLSAYQNLSFSAYGEGTVRLVVEKAGIDTWDQFGYTFELTPDPKTFVVDFSELRRQLVQGEPFDAGDVTLLAFYVLGNGQTSTPFTIHVEHLSFGLDGAEGLDRSTPLAFSLDQNFPNPFNPTTEIAFTLSEASEVRLTVYDMLGREMAVLVDGLQPAGRNVVSFEARDLPSGLYLYRIETPKGETGRLMSLLK
- a CDS encoding KamA family radical SAM protein; translation: MTSDLTPPTPPTSTPTSWTWQMRNRVHDLASLRQYLEPTPDEVEAIRVTDGVFRWNITPYYAGLIDPNDPNCPIRRQVVPRMSEMAPDIVGVLDPLEEMGHSPVKNLIHNYEDRVAFCVTAECAIYCRYCLRKRMVGDAEYFMNRAELQEAIDYIAAHPEIRDVLLTGGDPLVFNEKNLDWLLAKLRAIPHVGVIRIGSRLPVTLPYRITDELCEVLERHHPIWLNTHFNHPRELTPEAAAACDRLLRAGVPVGNQTVLLKGINDDLETMRALCDGLVRMRVRPYYLYQAQLIGGTAAFRTTIERGMALMEALQGHITGFAIPKLILDTPFGKVPLNRSYVLGRSGDHVVMRTYSGRLWAEPNPWEPEEDGALRLPEIPMPPEAETIR